A part of Hyphomicrobiales bacterium genomic DNA contains:
- the rfbG gene encoding CDP-glucose 4,6-dehydratase codes for MLVTGHTGFKGAWLMLLLERFDAEAVGYALPPDTDPSLYALCAPWRGHESILADIRDLDRLGAAMAAFDPEIVLHMAAQSLVRRAYADPVTTFQTNVMGAVNFLQALRRAPSCRAALIVTSDKVYDNQDDGRPFAEQDRLGGRDPYSASKACAEFAAASFAASFPGGPAIATARAGNVVGGGDWAADRLIPDCVRAMQAGKPVMLRYPEATRPWQNVLDVLRGYLIYAQRLHDDPGHVPRALNFGPRDAAPMRVREVAEQLSAGFGLCAEPWLPAMQDKRFEAPALELDASLAETALGWRPLHSGKSAIAATAAWYRAWREGVPARAACEAEIARFPAFAVEAAAV; via the coding sequence GTGCTGGTGACCGGCCATACCGGCTTCAAGGGCGCCTGGCTCATGCTGCTCCTGGAGCGTTTCGACGCTGAGGCCGTGGGTTATGCGCTGCCGCCCGACACCGATCCGAGCCTCTATGCGCTCTGCGCCCCGTGGCGCGGCCATGAGAGCATCCTTGCCGATATCCGCGACCTTGACCGCCTCGGCGCCGCGATGGCCGCGTTCGATCCCGAGATCGTCCTTCACATGGCCGCCCAGTCGCTGGTCCGCCGCGCCTATGCCGATCCGGTGACGACGTTTCAGACCAATGTGATGGGCGCCGTCAATTTCCTCCAGGCCCTCAGGCGCGCGCCGTCCTGCCGGGCGGCGCTCATCGTCACCAGCGACAAGGTCTACGACAATCAGGACGACGGCCGCCCGTTCGCCGAACAGGACCGGCTCGGCGGCCGCGATCCCTATAGCGCGTCGAAAGCCTGCGCGGAGTTCGCCGCGGCCAGCTTTGCGGCCAGCTTTCCCGGCGGGCCGGCCATCGCCACGGCGCGGGCCGGCAACGTCGTCGGCGGCGGCGACTGGGCTGCGGACAGGCTCATCCCCGACTGCGTGCGGGCGATGCAGGCGGGCAAGCCGGTGATGCTTCGCTATCCCGAGGCCACCCGCCCCTGGCAGAACGTTCTCGACGTGCTGCGCGGCTATCTCATCTACGCGCAAAGGCTCCACGACGATCCCGGCCATGTGCCAAGGGCGCTCAATTTCGGGCCGCGGGACGCAGCCCCGATGCGCGTGCGCGAGGTCGCCGAGCAACTCTCCGCGGGCTTCGGCCTGTGCGCGGAGCCCTGGCTGCCGGCGATGCAGGATAAGAGGTTCGAGGCCCCCGCCCTTGAGCTCGACGCGTCGCTGGCGGAAACGGCGCTCGGCTGGCGGCCCCTGCATTCGGGAAAGAGCGCCATCGCCGCGACCGCCGCCTGGTACCGGGCCTGGCGCGAGGGGGTCCCGGCGCGCGCGGCGTGCGAGGCCGAGATCGCGCGTTTCCCCGCTTTCGCCGTGGAGGCGGCGGCGGTGTGA
- a CDS encoding NAD(P)-dependent oxidoreductase, giving the protein MTVQGSRQTLLVTGASGFIGRHVVAALAARGHKVIALCRHAKSAGRAVADARIDWRSCDLLRPDDVERVVKETEARTLIHLAWDVKPGYWHSDANLEWLEASLRLVRAFRAAGGRRVVSAGTCAEYDWTDPDIVLKPIAERRARFAPLTLYAASKRAFHMALERYAPIAGLSAAWGLVFFPYGEAERPERLVPQVTRALLAGRRPETTEGRQIRDFLDVRDAGAAFAALATSDVEGPVNIASGEGVAVRRVIELIRAAAPSAEIAFGALPARPHDPHRLVADVRRLTEEVGFRSRIPLEGGIRDAVAWWRAHG; this is encoded by the coding sequence GTGACCGTGCAGGGGTCCAGGCAGACACTGCTCGTCACCGGGGCGAGCGGCTTTATCGGCCGCCATGTCGTGGCGGCGCTCGCCGCGCGCGGGCACAAGGTGATCGCGCTTTGCCGGCACGCGAAGTCGGCGGGACGCGCGGTGGCGGACGCGCGCATCGACTGGCGCTCCTGCGACCTGTTGCGGCCGGATGATGTGGAGCGCGTCGTCAAGGAGACGGAGGCGCGGACGCTCATCCATTTGGCCTGGGACGTCAAGCCGGGCTATTGGCATTCCGACGCCAACCTTGAGTGGCTCGAAGCCTCGCTGCGGCTGGTCCGCGCGTTTCGCGCCGCAGGCGGCAGGCGCGTCGTGTCGGCGGGCACCTGCGCCGAATATGACTGGACCGATCCGGACATCGTTCTGAAGCCGATCGCCGAACGCCGCGCCCGCTTCGCGCCGCTGACGCTTTATGCCGCCTCAAAGCGCGCCTTCCACATGGCACTCGAGCGCTACGCGCCCATTGCCGGCCTGTCGGCCGCCTGGGGGCTCGTCTTCTTTCCCTATGGCGAGGCCGAACGGCCCGAGCGGCTGGTCCCTCAGGTAACCCGCGCGCTCCTCGCCGGCCGGCGCCCCGAGACCACCGAAGGGCGCCAGATCCGCGATTTCCTCGACGTGCGGGACGCAGGCGCCGCCTTCGCCGCGCTTGCGACAAGCGATGTCGAGGGGCCGGTCAATATCGCCAGCGGCGAGGGCGTTGCCGTGCGCCGCGTCATCGAGCTCATCCGCGCCGCCGCGCCCTCGGCGGAGATCGCTTTCGGCGCCTTGCCGGCCCGGCCGCACGATCCGCATCGGCTCGTCGCCGACGTGCGCCGCCTCACCGAGGAGGTCGGCTTTAGGTCTCGGATTCCGCTT